The following are encoded together in the Ranitomeya imitator isolate aRanImi1 chromosome 4, aRanImi1.pri, whole genome shotgun sequence genome:
- the TXNDC15 gene encoding thioredoxin domain-containing protein 15 yields MGLPVRVVIICGVYFLWLACGARGNQGEDLHREDHQEENLQSTSHVPITVGYDEGRSTGAVQYKTAEIADAMQSLDVQTDPVVLLSMLPRVMKDRAGEGSVCDTETGGEECGFSDGSLSNSDDQSQEQTQNMDASTADSDSNTTDSSKPLKVNCEDRDITNMENFTLQILNISQDLMDFLNPNSSECSMVLFFTPWCQFSAALAPHFNALPRAFPTLQFLALDASQHSSLSTRFGTVAVPNILLFQGAKPMARFNHSERILDSFKSFIFNQSGIEALPDVFVTEADIEGPLPSTPQAGIDWLLVFSIVYVTSFIVYATMQTDRIRWLIPGQEHEHQE; encoded by the exons GTAATCAAGGTGAAGACCTGCATCGAGAAGATCATCAGGAAGAAAACCTTCAGAGCACAAGCCATGTACCTATAACAGTGGGGTATGATGAAGGCCGCAGTACAGGAGCTGTTCAGTACAAGACGGCTGAGATTGCTGATGCCATGCAGAGTTTAGACGTCCAGACAGACCCTGTCGTGCTACTTTCCATGCTGCCTAGGGTTATGAAGGACAGAGCCGGAGAAGGTTCTGTGTGTGACACGGAGACGGGTGGTGAAGAATGTGGCTTCAGTGATGGTTCACTTAGCAATTCGGATGACCAGTCTCAGGAACAAACCCAAAATATGGACGCCAGTACTGCAGATTCTGACTCAAACACTACAGATAGCAGCAAACCTCTAAAAGTCAACTGTGAGGACCGCGACATCACTAATATGGAGAACTTTACTTTACAAATCCTTAATATTTCTCAG GACCTTATGGATTTTCTAAATCCAAACAGCAGTGAATGTTCCATGGTTTTGTTCTTTACCCCTTGGTGTCAGTTTTCGGCTGCCCTCGCGCCTCATTTCAATGCCTTACCTAGAGCCTTCCCAACGCTGCAGTTTTTGGCACTGGATGCTTCCCAGCACAGCAG CCTGTCCACCAGATTTGGTACGGTGGCTGTCCCTAACATTCTTCTCTTCCAAGGTGCGAAACCAATGGCCCGGTTTAACCACAGTGAAAGGATCCTGGATTCCTTCAAGTCTTTTATATTCAACCAGTCAG GAATTGAAGCACTGCCGGATGTTTTTGTCACAGAGGCTGACATTGAAGGTCCGTTACCCAGCACTCCTCAGGCGGGAATAGACTGGCTCCTTGTTTTCTCTATAGTCTATGTGACGTCCTTTATTGTATATGCCACTATGCAAACTGATCGGATTCGTTGGCTTATACCGGGGCAAGAACACGAACATCAGGAATGA